DNA from Paraphotobacterium marinum:
TATGTAAATAATTAAAATTAAAATTTACTTTACCAAAATTTGATTGATGTTTAGGCATTAAATTTCTAATGAGATTATTTGCAAAATCTGGATGTTCATTAAGATAATCAACATGTTTTTCTAATTCTTTTAATTCAGATATATCATTTAGAATTGGCCAAGATAACGCTCCATCAAAATCATTAGATGAACGCTCGAGAGTTACTAAGATAGCATCACTAAGTTTAGACAAATCACGGATAGGCTTTATAAAGAAATCTTTAACACCGAACTTTAGAACTGTAGCCACATTATTTAAGTTATCAGTTCCGGAAATAATTATAACTGGCAACATAGGGTATTGAATAGATACTTCTTCTGTCATCTCAATACCATCAAGTAAAGGCATAGCAAGATCGCTGATTAAAATATTCGGAATACTTTCTCTTATTTTAATAAGTCCATCTAATCCATCATATGATAACCTAACCTTTGCTCCCATAGAAATTAAATAATCCGACAAGATTTTTGCAAAAATCTTGTCGTCTTCAATTATCAAAATATCTATGCCTACTAAGCTTTTATTGTTATCCATAAAAATTAATATATTTAATTAGATTCATTATAAAGTTCAATATTTGCTAAATTAATAGAAATCTCTTTTTGTTGAACCGAATCATCATTCCTTAATTGATCGATATAAGATAAATAATCTTTAGTGACATCATTTGTTATATAATTTCCATTAAATACTGAACATTCAAAGTTTTCTATATGATCACTCTCATTTTTAACCGCTTCAATCAAATCATTTAACTTTTGAAAAATTAAACCATCTGCACCAATTAAATTACTTATTTCATCAAGATTTCGATCGTGTGCAATTAATTCATTAGCACTAGGCATATCTATACCATAAACATTTGGGTATCTTATTTCTGGAGAAGCTGAAGCCAAATATACTTTTTTGGCTCCTGCTTCTCTAGCCATTTCTATAATTTGTTGAGATGTTGTTCCTCTTACAATAGAATCATCAACTAAAAGGACATTTTTATTATTAAACTCCGATTGAATGGCATTTAATTTTCGACGCACAGATTTCTTCCTTAATTGCTGGCCTGGCATTATAAATGTCCTTCCAACATATCTATTTTTGACGAAACCCTGACGGTATGGCTTATCTAAGACCTGTGCAATTGCTAAAGCACTATCGCAAGATGTCTCTGGAATAGGTATGACTACATCTATTTCAAGATCTTTGAATTTCTCTTTAATATGCTCCCCTAGCTTATAACCCATGTTCACTCTTGCGCTATATACAGATATACCATCTATAACCGAATCAGGTCTAGCAAAATAAACATACTCAAAAATACAAGGGGATAACTCAGTTTTTGGTGCGCATATTTTAGAATGGAAAGTGCCATCATTTTCAATATATATCGCTTCACCAGGTTGAACATCACGCTCAAAATTAAACCCAACAGCATCAAGAGCCACAGACTCAGAAGCAACCATATATTCGATAACTCCGTTAACTTCTCTTTTACCCAAACATAATGGTCTAATACCAAATGGATCTCTAAAAGCAACAAGGCCCTTATTAATAATTAATGATACAACTGTATATGCACCTTTTATAACTTTGTTTAAATCAGTGACGGCGTCAAATACTTCTGTTGCCTCTAATTTATTTTCAGATCTTTTTTCTAAGAAATAGGCAAAAACATTTAATAATATTTCAGAATCAGAAGTTGTATTCACATGTCTTTTAGCTTCGTCTAATAATAAATTTTTAAGCTCCAAAGCATTAGTCAAATTTCCATTGTGAGCAAGGCTTATTCCATATGGAGAGTTAACATAAAAAGGCTGTGATTCTGCTGCGCTGGAATTTCCTGCGGTAGGATATCTAACATGACCAATTCCGATATTACCCTGCAGTCGTTGCATATGTTTCGCTTGGAAAACATCACAAACTAATCCATTAGCCTTCCTCAATCTAAAGAACCCTTTATCAATTGTCATTATTCCAGCAGCATCTTGACCACGATGTTGCAAAACTATTAAAGCATCATAAAGAGATTGATTTACCGGAGTGTTTCCAGTAATTCCAACTATACCGCACATGAAATATATTCCTCACTTATTACAAATTTTTTGTGTTTGAGCCCAGTTCACTTGACTGGTGAAAAAAATTTTCTAACCATTTAATAATACCATCAAAATGTGGTAATAATATTGAATTTTTAATGTCGGAAGAATGAGCTAGATCAGCAAATTTGTCAACAAATATTACTAAAATCGATACAAATAGGACACCCCTAACAATACCAAATATTACTCCCAAAAAACAATCCATACTTGATAGCCCTGAAGAAGCAACAAAATTTTTTAGTACATATCCTATTAACATCCCAACAAAAATTATACAAAAAAATACAATAGCCATTGATACAAAAGTTTTTAAAGCTTGATTATCAATACTTGTCATATAAGGTAAAATCAAATCATAATATTTAAATGCAAAATAAAAGGCCAGTACCCATGTTAGTAATGATAAAGTTTCTCTAATAAAGCCTCTAAAAACAGCAAATACAATTGATAGTGCAATTATAAAAATAATTGTATAATCAATCCAGTTCATATTATACCTCTATAAGATTTATTTAAAACACATCAAAAAGATCTTAAAATATCACCCACTGTGAAAAATGAACCAAAACAAATAATAAGATCTTCGGGCTTACACATTTGAGTAAGCTCTGTGTAATTCTGAAAAATATTCCCATCATTTAAGGTAATATTCACCATTTTATTTGACGGTAAAAACTTTGATATTTCTTGCTTGCTAGCTCCCCTATCAACATAATTTAACGAAACCGGCAACCAAAAGTCGACATGTGGGTTGATTTCATTAATAACGGATTCTATATCTTTATCTTTTAGCATACCTATAAGAGCATATGTTTTTCCATTTTTTTTATATTTTGATATATTTTGTGCTAACAAAGAGGCTGATTTATGATTATGAGCCACATCAAGAATAACATCAGGGTTTTTCTTAATAGCTGAAAACGGCCAGGTAATTGAGCTTTTAATATACCTCTAATGATATCTTTGTTTTGAAGTTGAGGGGCAAGCACTATTGAAGCCATTATAGCTGAATAGGCATTTTCAAGATGGAGTTTGGGTAGTTCTCTGAAAAAAATCTTTCGGTCCTGAGTTTCCCATTCAAATTGATTCATATTAATTAATTTTCCATGAAAGTCCCTTTCTGCTTGATAAATATCACAACCTAAAGCCTTTGCTCTCTCATTAATAATATTTGGCAAAAGAGGCTCTCCTAAAATTACAGGAGATTTTTCTTTTATAATCCCGGCTTTTTCAAAAGCAATTTGTTCAATGGTATTACCCAACCAATCAGTATGGTCTAACGAGACATTCGTGATAATAGATAAATCTGAATCAAGTATATTTGTGGCATCTAGTCTACCTCCTAACCCCACTTCAACAAAGGCATAGTCTAAATCAAGCTCACTCATAACCAAAAATGCTGATAATGTAGTGAATTCAAAAAAGGAAAGCGGAACATCAGCTCTATGGGATTCAATAATTTTAAAGGCACGAATCATACAATCGTTAGTGATATTTTTACCGTTTATACGAAGTCGTTCATTAAAATCAACAAGATGAGGTGAACTATAAACAGCTACTTTTTTATCAAGATTTAAAAAAACAGATTCTAAAAAAGCACAAGTGGAACCCTTACCATTGGTTCCACCCACTAAAACAACTTTTTTTGCTAACGGTTGAAGACAAAGTTTTCTATAAACAACTGAAATTCTATCAAGACCTAGATCAATTTCACTTGCAGTTAAGGTTTGAATATAACTCAGCCACTCATTATAATTCATAGCATCGAATTTATTCATATAAAACTAGTAATCCATCAACTTAGATAAAATATTATGAATTTTAGTACGCATATCTTTTCTTGAAACAATCATGTCTATTGCACCATGTTCAAGCAAGAACTCACTTTTTTGAAATCCTTCCGGTAATGTTTCTCTAACAGTATCTTCTATCACACGTTTGCCAGCAAAACCAATTAAGGCATTTGGTTCAGCAATAATTACATCTCCCAACATGGCAAGACTTGCAGAGACACCACCATAAGTTGGATCTGTCAAAACAGATATAAATGGTAAATTTTCATTTGACAATTTTTCAAGAACTGCACTTGTTCTTGCCATTTGCATCAATGAAGCGACTCCTTCTTGCATTCTTGCACCACCGGATGCTGAAAAACATATAAACGGACACCTTTTTTCTATAGCATATTCTGCAGCTTTAACGAATTTAGCGCCTACAACAGAACCCATTGAACCGCCAATAAAACTAAACTCAAATGCAGAGACAACAACTGGATGCGAATTTAAATTACCTGTAAAACTTAACAAAGCATCTTTTTCACCGGTTGATTTCTGCATGGAACTAATGCGATCTTTATATTTCTTGGTAT
Protein-coding regions in this window:
- a CDS encoding response regulator, whose translation is MDNNKSLVGIDILIIEDDKIFAKILSDYLISMGAKVRLSYDGLDGLIKIRESIPNILISDLAMPLLDGIEMTEEVSIQYPMLPVIIISGTDNLNNVATVLKFGVKDFFIKPIRDLSKLSDAILVTLERSSNDFDGALSWPILNDISELKELEKHVDYLNEHPDFANNLIRNLMPKHQSNFGKVNFNFNYLHTVDSIPLLYDYNWHQNGEVSFFITIITEKNYSNVLISKSLYNSLSRNESDLLSGIDKFIEQQSLHIKTLNDSKKFKTVIGFINFQSYEVKLFSNGINFETNGLKELSNIKASRGYIYSNLQLRQDLKNWSMTFNTGAKLCKINIELN
- the purF gene encoding amidophosphoribosyltransferase codes for the protein MCGIVGITGNTPVNQSLYDALIVLQHRGQDAAGIMTIDKGFFRLRKANGLVCDVFQAKHMQRLQGNIGIGHVRYPTAGNSSAAESQPFYVNSPYGISLAHNGNLTNALELKNLLLDEAKRHVNTTSDSEILLNVFAYFLEKRSENKLEATEVFDAVTDLNKVIKGAYTVVSLIINKGLVAFRDPFGIRPLCLGKREVNGVIEYMVASESVALDAVGFNFERDVQPGEAIYIENDGTFHSKICAPKTELSPCIFEYVYFARPDSVIDGISVYSARVNMGYKLGEHIKEKFKDLEIDVVIPIPETSCDSALAIAQVLDKPYRQGFVKNRYVGRTFIMPGQQLRKKSVRRKLNAIQSEFNNKNVLLVDDSIVRGTTSQQIIEMAREAGAKKVYLASASPEIRYPNVYGIDMPSANELIAHDRNLDEISNLIGADGLIFQKLNDLIEAVKNESDHIENFECSVFNGNYITNDVTKDYLSYIDQLRNDDSVQQKEISINLANIELYNESN
- a CDS encoding CvpA family protein; the encoded protein is MNWIDYTIIFIIALSIVFAVFRGFIRETLSLLTWVLAFYFAFKYYDLILPYMTSIDNQALKTFVSMAIVFFCIIFVGMLIGYVLKNFVASSGLSSMDCFLGVIFGIVRGVLFVSILVIFVDKFADLAHSSDIKNSILLPHFDGIIKWLENFFHQSSELGSNTKNL
- a CDS encoding glutamate ligase domain-containing protein, with the translated sequence MLAQNISKYKKNGKTYALIGMLKDKDIESVINEINPHVDFWLPVSLNYVDRGASKQEISKFLPSNKMVNITLNDGNIFQNYTELTQMCKPEDLIICFGSFFTVGDILRSF
- a CDS encoding bifunctional folylpolyglutamate synthase/dihydrofolate synthase codes for the protein MNKFDAMNYNEWLSYIQTLTASEIDLGLDRISVVYRKLCLQPLAKKVVLVGGTNGKGSTCAFLESVFLNLDKKVAVYSSPHLVDFNERLRINGKNITNDCMIRAFKIIESHRADVPLSFFEFTTLSAFLVMSELDLDYAFVEVGLGGRLDATNILDSDLSIITNVSLDHTDWLGNTIEQIAFEKAGIIKEKSPVILGEPLLPNIINERAKALGCDIYQAERDFHGKLINMNQFEWETQDRKIFFRELPKLHLENAYSAIMASIVLAPQLQNKDIIRGILKAQLPGRFQLLRKTLMLFLMWLIIINQPLC